The Pseudodesulfovibrio sp. zrk46 genome contains a region encoding:
- a CDS encoding nitroreductase family protein: MINFKVNEERCIQCGKCVGDCFPRIIAMEQGEYPAILEEEKCIRCQHCLAICPTAAISILGIDPDASMPIAHELPTSHSMETLIKARRSVRKYKKQGLEADVIKRLLETAWHAPTGVNTQGVLFTATMNADVTEALRQEIYTKLGEMLPGLDPEEDDMGIKYMRMSHGAYTKYGVDVILRDAPHILIASTPKSVPTPKEDALIALTSFEIMAQTMGVGTLWNGMLKWCFSDYFPELATRLGVPEDHAIGYSMVFGRPAVQYARTVQRTAPPMNLIEKF, encoded by the coding sequence ATGATCAATTTCAAAGTAAATGAAGAGCGCTGCATCCAGTGCGGCAAGTGTGTGGGCGACTGTTTTCCCAGGATTATTGCCATGGAACAGGGTGAATACCCCGCAATTCTCGAAGAAGAAAAATGTATACGCTGCCAGCACTGTCTGGCGATATGCCCCACCGCAGCCATCTCCATTCTGGGGATTGATCCCGACGCCAGTATGCCCATAGCCCATGAGCTGCCGACCTCCCACTCCATGGAGACCCTCATCAAGGCCCGCCGCTCAGTACGCAAATACAAGAAGCAGGGACTGGAGGCGGACGTCATCAAGCGACTGCTGGAGACCGCCTGGCACGCGCCCACAGGCGTCAACACTCAAGGCGTACTCTTCACCGCCACCATGAACGCCGACGTCACCGAGGCCCTGCGTCAGGAGATCTACACCAAGCTAGGTGAAATGCTGCCCGGCCTTGACCCCGAAGAAGACGATATGGGGATCAAATACATGCGCATGTCTCATGGCGCGTACACCAAGTATGGCGTGGATGTGATCCTGCGCGACGCACCCCACATCCTCATCGCCAGCACGCCCAAGTCTGTCCCCACCCCCAAGGAAGATGCCCTCATCGCCCTCACCTCCTTTGAAATCATGGCACAGACCATGGGAGTCGGCACCCTGTGGAACGGCATGCTCAAGTGGTGCTTCAGCGACTACTTCCCGGAACTGGCAACCCGCCTGGGCGTCCCCGAAGACCACGCCATCGGCTACTCCATGGTGTTTGGCCGTCCGGCGGTCCAGTATGCCCGCACCGTACAGCGCACAGCACCTCCAATGAACCTGATTGAAAAATTCTAG